From the Chthoniobacterales bacterium genome, one window contains:
- a CDS encoding toll/interleukin-1 receptor domain-containing protein, translating to MLWDVFISHAREDKESVARPLATLLKEKGLRVWLDEQQLKVGDSLSAKINDGLAFSRFGIVILSPAFFRKDYPQRELQSLLSRQTSRERYILPVLHDLEHSELKKRVPLIADLLAISTEGGLDAVANELRRSAIDDVTPSDSSATPRYFSAFAFPDRLLPEAIGAISSLELPHTWPHLEPARDMSNPTIWMGTDAEVMVTLCFYLYAPIVHFGRLRYALERTLSTLSIPERVRFGLLDSSLRALGEDSAIAAAEPALRYAPRCSDWRQKRAVTPQQFWWQGLTLERFEKAAPLFYSSGDIAAEPDLHHFRSAYAAGYGSCGQAQQTLGLLANPLYGFTPKSRPVYWRLLMLWKCLYVFLNGFRTSQAENTTTEEVLSGSFISSPEQLAVTPDSALPESPDSTVSALFQYYNEFIRPRMRTYLVSVQAKA from the coding sequence ATGCTTTGGGACGTGTTTATCAGCCATGCAAGGGAGGATAAGGAAAGTGTCGCTCGTCCACTCGCCACATTGCTAAAGGAGAAGGGTCTCCGCGTCTGGCTTGATGAGCAGCAACTGAAAGTTGGTGACTCGCTGAGCGCAAAGATTAATGACGGATTAGCATTCTCGCGCTTCGGCATTGTTATTCTGAGTCCCGCTTTCTTCCGGAAAGACTATCCGCAACGAGAGCTGCAAAGTTTATTGAGCCGGCAAACATCCCGAGAACGTTATATCCTTCCGGTGCTGCATGATCTAGAGCACTCCGAACTCAAGAAGCGAGTTCCGCTGATAGCCGATCTTCTCGCCATTTCCACAGAAGGAGGTCTGGACGCCGTGGCAAACGAATTGAGACGCTCAGCGATTGACGACGTAACGCCCAGTGATTCATCCGCTACTCCGCGATATTTTTCGGCATTCGCCTTTCCGGATCGTCTGCTGCCGGAAGCCATTGGCGCAATTTCATCCCTCGAACTGCCGCACACATGGCCACATTTAGAGCCTGCGAGAGACATGTCGAACCCAACAATATGGATGGGCACCGACGCTGAGGTGATGGTCACACTATGTTTCTATCTTTACGCCCCTATCGTCCATTTTGGTCGCTTGCGTTATGCCCTCGAACGGACGCTTTCAACCCTCTCCATTCCTGAGCGAGTTCGCTTCGGACTTTTGGATTCATCGCTACGAGCGCTGGGAGAGGATTCTGCCATAGCTGCCGCTGAACCCGCGCTCCGATATGCACCTCGATGCTCGGATTGGCGCCAAAAGAGAGCTGTCACCCCACAACAGTTTTGGTGGCAGGGACTGACTTTGGAGCGCTTTGAGAAAGCCGCTCCTTTGTTCTACAGCAGCGGCGACATCGCGGCAGAGCCCGATCTGCATCATTTTCGGAGTGCATATGCAGCAGGATACGGTTCGTGTGGACAGGCTCAACAGACGCTCGGGCTGCTTGCCAACCCCTTATATGGGTTTACACCGAAGTCGCGACCTGTTTATTGGAGATTATTGATGCTATGGAAGTGCCTTTACGTGTTTCTCAATGGCTTTCGCACGAGCCAAGCTGAGAACACAACAACAGAGGAAGTGTTATCGGGTTCGTTCATTTCCTCTCCGGAGCAATTAGCGGTGACACCCGACTCCGCACTACCCGAATCCCCTGATTCGACTGTCAGCGCGCTTTTCCAATACTACAATGAGTTCATTCGTCCAAGAATGCGGACGTATCTTGTCTCGGTACAAGCCAAGGCCTGA
- the nagA gene encoding N-acetylglucosamine-6-phosphate deacetylase codes for MILANARLVLPDGIREGLEIVVEDGKIAEIRKESPAAETINLRGNYLAPGFIDMHIHGALGRDTMEAKPKAFETICDYHASGGTTSLLLTTVTAPVAEIVDVLKAVRLARNDFRQIAGVHVEGPFISKTRAGAQRAEFIRDPETHLVDQLLQFADLIKVMTIAPELPGALALIDRLRLHKIVVSGGHSDATDIEARAAAEYGMRQVTHTFNAMSSAQRQGIYRQAGLLEFALSEPDIGCELIADGHHVSPTLMKMLYRAKAPQGICLVTDATAGAGLAAGTEFTLSGRRCVVGDGVCLLSDRSALAGSASRMIDLVRVMVNQVGVPLHEAVAMATANPARVLGLSAKGKLKVGAGADFVIFSRDLEVRRTLLAGERIYKNEKL; via the coding sequence ATGATACTTGCAAACGCACGCCTGGTTCTGCCTGATGGAATTCGCGAAGGCCTCGAGATCGTCGTCGAGGATGGAAAGATCGCCGAGATCCGAAAAGAGTCGCCTGCGGCGGAGACGATCAATCTCCGTGGAAACTATCTCGCGCCGGGATTCATCGACATGCATATCCACGGCGCCCTGGGCCGCGACACGATGGAGGCGAAGCCCAAAGCGTTTGAGACAATTTGCGATTATCACGCCTCCGGTGGCACGACATCGCTATTGCTGACCACGGTCACCGCGCCGGTGGCGGAGATCGTCGACGTGCTTAAGGCAGTCCGCCTGGCTCGCAACGACTTCAGGCAAATCGCCGGGGTTCACGTTGAAGGACCGTTCATCTCGAAGACGCGGGCCGGCGCGCAACGTGCCGAATTCATTCGCGATCCGGAAACGCACCTTGTCGACCAGCTGCTGCAGTTTGCCGACCTGATTAAGGTCATGACGATCGCCCCGGAGTTGCCCGGCGCGCTCGCCCTCATCGATCGGCTGCGCCTGCACAAGATCGTCGTCAGCGGCGGGCACAGCGACGCTACGGATATTGAGGCGCGCGCCGCGGCGGAATACGGCATGCGGCAGGTCACGCACACGTTCAACGCGATGTCTTCCGCGCAACGCCAGGGAATTTATCGCCAGGCTGGTCTGCTCGAGTTCGCCTTAAGCGAACCGGACATCGGCTGCGAGCTCATTGCCGATGGTCACCATGTTTCGCCGACGTTAATGAAGATGCTTTACCGGGCCAAAGCTCCGCAGGGTATTTGCCTCGTCACGGACGCGACGGCTGGCGCCGGGCTGGCGGCCGGCACGGAGTTCACTCTTTCGGGGCGCCGCTGCGTGGTGGGGGACGGCGTTTGTCTCCTGTCGGATCGTTCCGCCCTGGCCGGGAGTGCGTCGCGCATGATCGATCTGGTGCGGGTGATGGTGAACCAGGTTGGCGTTCCGCTTCACGAAGCGGTGGCAATGGCGACGGCAAACCCGGCGCGGGTTTTGGGATTGAGCGCCAAAGGGAAGCTTAAAGTTGGCGCCGGTGCCGACTTCGTCATTTTTTCGCGCGACCTCGAAGTGCGGCGGACGTTGCTCGCCGGCGAGCGCATTTATAAGAACGAAAAATTGTAG
- a CDS encoding amidohydrolase family protein, translating to MTPPRLIDMHVHMVGNGVAGSGGWLRLNGWHRWLAGFMLRQLGVPADALEGDLESIYSEILAKLVRESSMDAVVLLAHERVHDPDGTPREDLGSMFVPNEVVLGLAKTFPEFLPGVSIHPARRDALDELDRCLAGGAVLMKCLPNCQNIDPSDRSYRAFWERMAAAGLPLLAHTGGEHTVPVVNAALADPALLRFPLECGVTVIAAHCGTKSGAFDRDYFDTWVGMLREFPNLYGDISALVSLNRCGHLQDCLRDEIEPRILHGSDFPVPVLGHRMWLQGWIDRETFRRCQRIPNSLERDWQFKRALGFSDETAMRVASLLGGSRAPPRDGCDAAPLPLSSDGALDPP from the coding sequence ATGACCCCGCCGCGGCTCATCGACATGCATGTCCATATGGTCGGTAACGGCGTCGCCGGATCTGGAGGATGGCTTCGGTTAAACGGCTGGCATCGCTGGCTCGCCGGTTTCATGCTGCGTCAACTCGGGGTTCCCGCGGACGCTCTGGAAGGCGATCTCGAATCCATCTATTCCGAGATTTTGGCGAAACTTGTGCGCGAGTCTTCGATGGATGCCGTGGTGCTGCTCGCTCATGAGCGGGTCCACGATCCGGATGGAACGCCTCGCGAAGATCTCGGTTCCATGTTCGTCCCCAACGAGGTCGTGTTGGGACTGGCCAAAACCTTTCCTGAATTCCTTCCGGGCGTCTCGATTCATCCCGCGCGAAGGGATGCGCTCGATGAGCTCGATCGCTGTCTGGCCGGGGGCGCGGTCCTGATGAAATGTCTCCCCAACTGCCAGAACATTGATCCCTCCGACAGAAGTTATCGCGCGTTCTGGGAACGAATGGCCGCGGCCGGGCTCCCGCTTCTCGCGCACACCGGCGGCGAACACACTGTGCCGGTCGTCAACGCGGCGCTGGCCGATCCGGCTCTGCTTCGCTTTCCCCTGGAGTGCGGGGTGACCGTGATCGCCGCCCACTGCGGCACGAAGAGTGGCGCATTCGATCGCGATTACTTCGATACCTGGGTGGGAATGCTGCGCGAATTTCCAAACCTCTACGGCGACATCAGCGCCCTGGTTTCCCTGAATCGTTGCGGCCACTTACAAGACTGCTTGCGCGACGAAATCGAACCGCGGATTTTGCACGGCAGCGATTTTCCGGTGCCGGTCCTGGGCCATCGGATGTGGCTGCAAGGCTGGATCGACCGCGAAACGTTCCGGCGCTGCCAGCGCATTCCTAACTCGCTCGAACGCGATTGGCAGTTCAAACGCGCCCTCGGATTTTCCGATGAAACCGCGATGCGCGTGGCGAGTCTATTGGGTGGATCGCGCGCTCCGCCGCGCGATGGTTGCGACGCGGCCCCACTGCCATTATCGAGCGACGGAGCGCTCGATCCACCATGA
- a CDS encoding NAD(P)/FAD-dependent oxidoreductase, whose product MKCDYDAVIVGGAFSGSATALMLKRKHPAARILIIEKTSEFDRKVGESTTELSSCYMTRLLGLTHHLGHHQLAKQGLRMWFSNRPDQPFDDCVELGAKYQARLPTFQVDRSTLDQHMLDMAVEAGCELARPAKVSSIELGSHESHVTYDGRTVSTRWLVDASGRAAVMARKLGHFHQNTEHPINAVWARLTGVKDWDSYEWREKFRDYANACRTSRNWATNHLMGYGWWCWIIPLRGGDVSAGLVYDSRIFKLPEGPNLGERLRAHLLSHPVGAEIFGGAQIIEHDVHAYSALPYWAEKVCGEGWITVGDAAGFIDPLYSPGLDFCSYTSYFAADLVARHLAGENVAESLDYYNEQYPITYRLWFETLYKDKYYYMGDAELMAAALLLDVGTYFIGLVIPVYRDPEREFLHLPFEGKAGRAFAGMMKFYNRRLVTLAKWRLATGCYGRHNAGWRELYDGFVPDRRVGKLIRKGLFHWWRAELTNLRLIFSGRRQRPDLLYANSPQTVAAPLRGA is encoded by the coding sequence ATGAAATGCGACTACGATGCCGTGATCGTGGGCGGGGCGTTCTCCGGCTCCGCCACGGCCCTGATGCTGAAACGCAAGCATCCTGCGGCCCGCATCCTGATCATCGAGAAGACGTCCGAGTTCGACCGCAAAGTCGGCGAGTCGACCACGGAGCTGAGCAGTTGCTACATGACCCGCCTGCTCGGACTCACCCATCATCTCGGCCACCACCAGCTGGCCAAGCAGGGCCTGCGCATGTGGTTCTCGAACCGTCCCGACCAGCCCTTCGACGACTGCGTGGAACTGGGCGCGAAGTACCAGGCGCGGCTACCGACCTTCCAAGTGGACCGAAGCACCCTCGACCAGCACATGCTGGATATGGCGGTGGAAGCTGGCTGCGAGCTGGCGCGCCCCGCAAAAGTGAGCAGCATCGAGCTTGGGTCCCATGAGTCCCATGTGACCTATGACGGCCGGACAGTGAGCACTCGCTGGCTCGTGGATGCCAGCGGCCGCGCGGCCGTGATGGCGCGCAAGCTCGGCCACTTCCACCAAAACACCGAGCACCCCATCAACGCCGTCTGGGCGCGCCTCACCGGGGTAAAAGACTGGGACAGCTACGAGTGGCGGGAAAAATTTCGCGATTACGCCAACGCCTGCCGGACGAGCCGGAACTGGGCCACCAACCATCTGATGGGTTACGGCTGGTGGTGCTGGATCATTCCGCTACGCGGCGGCGATGTGAGCGCGGGGCTTGTTTACGACTCGCGAATCTTCAAGCTGCCTGAGGGTCCGAATCTCGGCGAGCGGCTTCGTGCCCATCTCCTTTCCCATCCGGTGGGCGCCGAGATTTTTGGCGGCGCCCAAATCATCGAGCACGATGTTCACGCGTATTCGGCGCTTCCCTACTGGGCCGAAAAAGTTTGCGGGGAGGGCTGGATAACGGTTGGGGATGCCGCCGGATTCATCGATCCGCTTTACAGCCCCGGGCTCGATTTTTGTTCCTACACGAGCTACTTCGCCGCTGATCTAGTGGCGCGCCATCTTGCCGGCGAGAACGTGGCGGAGTCGCTGGATTATTACAACGAGCAATACCCGATCACCTACCGGCTTTGGTTCGAAACCTTGTACAAGGATAAGTACTATTACATGGGCGACGCCGAACTGATGGCCGCCGCCCTTCTTCTTGATGTCGGGACCTACTTTATTGGCCTGGTCATCCCGGTTTACCGTGATCCTGAGCGAGAATTTCTTCACCTTCCGTTCGAGGGAAAGGCGGGCCGTGCGTTCGCTGGGATGATGAAGTTCTACAATCGGCGTCTGGTCACGCTGGCGAAGTGGCGGCTGGCGACCGGCTGTTATGGAAGGCACAACGCGGGCTGGCGCGAACTGTACGACGGGTTCGTACCCGACCGGCGCGTCGGGAAGCTGATCCGAAAAGGCCTCTTCCATTGGTGGCGGGCGGAACTGACAAATCTTCGGCTGATTTTCAGCGGGCGCAGGCAGCGCCCGGATTTGCTCTACGCCAACTCGCCGCAGACTGTGGCCGCGCCTCTGCGAGGCGCGTGA
- a CDS encoding lysophospholipid acyltransferase family protein, whose protein sequence is MERSSATRLGRFAVKGVFWRKYLDWATINLPFYFYPVNVFFFTLFFFFFAAPARRAVVANLAAILPSSTPAMNYLRAFRTLWNFAWTITDAALYKTNREEFAYEIIGAKWLEQLGASPSAILLTAHMGNYDLGAALFAAKFNREIRMVRAPEPDRQTAQHLSTSLEQTGAGAVKVDYNTSGALLSFDLLNALRAGEIVSIQGDRVDGEVAQVSASLFGRNVRLPNGPFVLAQVAGVPIYPLFIARSGYRSYQIVVYEPIAVLRTSHARESDIADAVTKWCAVLEETVSRSWDQWFAFVPIFSPDEPSR, encoded by the coding sequence ATGGAACGCTCTTCCGCCACCCGGCTCGGCCGCTTCGCCGTCAAAGGCGTTTTCTGGAGAAAATATCTCGACTGGGCGACCATCAATCTGCCGTTCTACTTTTACCCGGTTAACGTTTTCTTTTTCACCCTCTTCTTTTTCTTTTTCGCCGCTCCGGCGCGGCGCGCCGTCGTCGCGAACCTCGCGGCCATCCTGCCCAGTTCCACGCCGGCGATGAATTACCTGCGCGCCTTTCGCACTCTCTGGAACTTCGCCTGGACGATCACCGACGCCGCCCTCTACAAAACGAACCGGGAAGAGTTTGCCTACGAGATCATCGGCGCAAAATGGCTGGAGCAACTCGGCGCCAGCCCGAGCGCGATTCTCCTGACCGCGCATATGGGAAACTACGATCTCGGCGCGGCCTTGTTCGCCGCAAAATTCAACCGCGAAATCAGAATGGTGCGCGCGCCCGAACCAGATCGCCAGACGGCGCAACACCTCAGCACTTCGCTGGAACAGACGGGCGCGGGAGCGGTTAAGGTCGATTACAACACCAGCGGCGCCTTGCTCTCCTTCGATTTGCTCAATGCCCTGCGCGCCGGAGAAATCGTTTCCATCCAGGGCGACCGGGTAGATGGCGAAGTCGCCCAGGTTTCCGCTTCGCTCTTCGGAAGAAATGTGCGGCTTCCGAACGGCCCCTTTGTTTTGGCCCAGGTGGCGGGGGTGCCGATCTATCCCCTCTTCATCGCGAGGTCGGGATATCGCAGCTACCAGATCGTCGTCTACGAACCGATCGCCGTCCTCCGTACCAGCCACGCCCGGGAGTCCGACATTGCCGACGCCGTCACGAAATGGTGCGCAGTCCTCGAAGAGACCGTCTCGCGCTCCTGGGACCAATGGTTCGCCTTTGTCCCGATTTTTTCACCCGATGAACCAAGCCGCTAA
- a CDS encoding polysaccharide deacetylase family protein, with the protein MTPVIEQNNSRWARRVLLGFVFIAPCLGFFLVRTNLVFALAPIFLSHLLLLYATLRANCQWWGPVMRSFQTSEQEVWLTIDDGPSPAHTIPMLDLLDRFEARATFFVIGAHAEKNPRLLTEILARGHELANHTFTHPSGTFWAAGPARVAAEIDLCAELLRTGPDRPARLFRAPAGLKNLFVHPELARRGLALIGWTVRGLDTVRRNPEVVAARVLREAKPGAILLLHEGHRVEKDPEFNPRCLELTLNGLAERGYRCVIPRPEQLRTKPAR; encoded by the coding sequence ATGACACCAGTGATCGAGCAGAATAATTCGCGCTGGGCGCGCCGCGTTCTCTTGGGGTTCGTCTTTATCGCGCCCTGTCTTGGATTTTTCCTCGTCCGGACAAATCTTGTCTTTGCGCTCGCTCCGATCTTTCTCTCTCACCTACTGCTTCTCTACGCCACTCTCCGGGCCAATTGTCAGTGGTGGGGTCCGGTCATGCGATCGTTTCAAACCAGCGAGCAGGAGGTCTGGCTCACGATCGACGACGGTCCGTCGCCCGCGCACACCATCCCCATGCTGGACCTGCTCGATCGCTTCGAGGCGCGCGCGACTTTCTTCGTCATCGGAGCGCACGCGGAGAAAAATCCGCGTTTGCTCACCGAGATCCTGGCCCGCGGTCATGAGCTGGCGAATCACACTTTCACTCACCCGAGCGGAACGTTTTGGGCAGCCGGCCCGGCCCGGGTGGCGGCGGAAATCGATCTTTGTGCGGAACTGCTGCGCACTGGTCCGGATCGTCCCGCGCGGCTGTTTCGGGCACCAGCCGGCTTGAAGAACCTGTTTGTTCACCCCGAGCTCGCGCGACGCGGGCTCGCCCTAATCGGCTGGACGGTCCGTGGCTTGGATACGGTCCGGCGCAATCCAGAGGTGGTGGCAGCCAGAGTCCTGCGCGAGGCGAAACCGGGCGCGATCCTTCTTCTCCACGAAGGACACCGAGTAGAAAAAGATCCCGAATTCAATCCACGCTGCCTGGAGTTGACCCTGAATGGGCTGGCCGAGCGTGGCTATCGCTGTGTCATCCCCCGTCCTGAGCAGCTTCGCACCAAGCCCGCGCGGTAG
- a CDS encoding class I SAM-dependent methyltransferase, protein METLRGNAAEHENACARVATQFSQRWLRNYVRGKLRHDRIYSTAYDLLRRSNDPILDVGCGVGLLAFYLRERACRQPVLGLDLDARKIRCGSRVAEAHYDDVDLRHQDVLGKIPGFSGNVALFDVLHYLPQTMQNTLLLHLADCVAPGGLLIIRDCPRESRPRFWMTWIAEKFAQAISWNLNVSLHFPSRTGINGIFSESEFERESRPLWGTSPFNNHLFVFRRV, encoded by the coding sequence ATGGAAACCCTGAGAGGAAACGCGGCTGAACACGAAAATGCGTGTGCCCGGGTGGCCACTCAGTTTTCGCAGCGCTGGCTTCGCAATTATGTGCGCGGCAAACTCCGCCACGACCGAATCTACTCGACCGCCTACGACCTGTTGCGCCGCTCGAACGATCCCATCCTGGATGTCGGTTGCGGTGTCGGCCTGCTGGCCTTTTACCTCCGCGAACGCGCCTGCCGCCAGCCGGTTCTCGGGCTCGACCTGGATGCGCGCAAGATTCGCTGCGGAAGCCGGGTAGCCGAGGCCCATTATGACGATGTCGATCTTCGCCACCAGGATGTCCTGGGAAAAATCCCTGGTTTCTCCGGCAACGTCGCTCTGTTTGATGTGCTTCATTATTTGCCGCAGACGATGCAGAACACCCTCCTGTTGCATCTCGCTGATTGCGTTGCCCCGGGGGGCCTTTTGATCATTCGCGATTGTCCGCGGGAAAGCCGCCCGCGTTTCTGGATGACCTGGATCGCGGAAAAATTCGCGCAGGCGATTTCATGGAATCTGAACGTCTCCCTTCATTTTCCATCGCGAACCGGCATCAACGGCATTTTCAGCGAATCCGAATTCGAGCGCGAAAGCCGGCCGCTTTGGGGAACGTCGCCTTTTAACAATCACCTCTTCGTTTTTCGCCGGGTCTAA
- a CDS encoding circularly permuted type 2 ATP-grasp protein, which translates to MGDFFSDYEVGEFFDEMFAGPGVARPHYSKLFARFKEMDRDEFERKRNLAASAFLTQGVTFTVYNDDQGTERIFPFDLLPRIIPAEEWELIERGLVQRITALNLFLHDIYHEQNILRDGVIPKQIVWEAAHFRPEFMHFDVPRNVYIHICGTDLIRDKEGKYLVLEDNARCPSGVSYVIENRQAMKRTFPSLLAQYRVRPVEDYSQELLNVLRYIAPRAKHEPTIVLLTPGVYNSAYFEHSFLARSMGIEIVEGRDLVAQDGKVFMRTTKGHQQVDVIYRRINDDFLDPRVFRKDSGLGVPGIVEAYRDGNVSLANSIGTGIADDKAVYHFVPKMIRYYLSEDPLLPNVQTYLASVKEDLTYILEHLPELVVKAVNESGGYGMLIGPQAAKAECERFREKVRKNPRNYIAQPVIPLSRAPSFCDDNMQGRHIDLRPFILYGEKVTIVPGGLTRVALRPGSLVVNSSQGGGSKDTWVLEKRGNGLVE; encoded by the coding sequence ATGGGTGATTTCTTTTCCGACTACGAGGTCGGGGAATTTTTCGACGAGATGTTTGCCGGGCCGGGCGTGGCGCGGCCCCATTACAGCAAATTATTCGCACGGTTCAAGGAAATGGACCGCGACGAGTTCGAACGAAAACGCAACCTGGCCGCCTCTGCCTTTCTCACCCAGGGAGTCACTTTCACGGTCTACAACGACGACCAGGGAACGGAGAGAATTTTCCCGTTCGACCTCCTTCCGCGGATCATTCCGGCTGAAGAATGGGAATTGATCGAGCGTGGTCTCGTTCAGCGCATCACGGCGCTCAATCTTTTCCTGCACGACATTTATCACGAGCAAAACATCCTGCGCGATGGCGTGATCCCGAAGCAGATCGTCTGGGAAGCCGCGCATTTCCGCCCGGAGTTCATGCACTTCGATGTGCCCCGCAACGTTTACATTCACATTTGCGGGACCGATTTGATCCGGGACAAGGAAGGCAAATATCTTGTCCTCGAAGACAACGCGCGTTGTCCGTCCGGCGTTTCCTACGTCATCGAGAACCGGCAAGCGATGAAGCGCACGTTTCCCAGCCTGCTCGCTCAATATCGGGTGCGCCCGGTGGAGGATTACAGCCAGGAATTGCTCAATGTCCTGCGCTACATCGCTCCCCGCGCGAAACATGAGCCAACTATCGTGCTCCTCACGCCAGGGGTATACAACTCCGCTTATTTCGAGCATTCCTTTCTGGCCCGATCCATGGGAATTGAAATCGTGGAAGGCCGGGACCTCGTTGCCCAAGACGGCAAAGTCTTCATGCGCACGACGAAGGGCCATCAGCAGGTCGACGTAATCTATCGCCGGATCAATGACGATTTTCTCGATCCCCGGGTGTTTCGAAAAGATTCGGGCCTCGGCGTTCCCGGGATCGTCGAGGCCTATCGCGACGGCAATGTCAGTCTCGCCAATTCGATTGGGACCGGCATCGCGGATGACAAGGCCGTTTACCATTTCGTCCCGAAGATGATTCGCTATTACCTCAGCGAAGATCCGCTCCTGCCCAACGTTCAGACTTACCTCGCCTCGGTTAAGGAGGACCTGACCTATATTCTCGAACACCTTCCGGAGCTGGTGGTGAAAGCCGTGAACGAGAGCGGCGGATATGGGATGCTCATCGGACCGCAGGCGGCCAAGGCCGAATGCGAGCGTTTTCGAGAAAAGGTGCGCAAGAATCCGCGCAACTACATCGCGCAACCAGTCATTCCGCTCTCCCGTGCCCCTTCCTTCTGTGACGACAACATGCAGGGGCGTCACATCGACCTGCGACCCTTCATCCTTTACGGCGAGAAAGTAACGATTGTTCCCGGAGGCCTCACCCGGGTGGCGTTGCGCCCCGGCTCGCTGGTCGTCAACTCATCCCAGGGTGGCGGAAGCAAGGACACCTGGGTTCTGGAGAAGCGGGGGAATGGACTGGTGGAGTAA
- a CDS encoding alpha-E domain-containing protein has product MLSRVADSLYWMSRYIERAENNARIADVNLQMLLDLTNQHEADPNQQWDPIVSSLEENELFASLYPTPDGKAVIDFVSLQKKNPNSILSCLTRARENARTTSEQISSEMWEQINRLYLFVKSDTAKKLVRTSPYEFFKRIVTGSHLFQGITDATMTHGEGWDFIRIGKLLERADCTSRLLDIKYHILLPSGEKVGGNIDTIQWMSVLRSCSALEAYRKIYFGQVAPWKVAEFIITHSAFPRSIRFSVDYFDAALHHISGSAETKYTNEAERLSGRLRYDLDYATIGDVFKFGLHEYLEQIQDRLSEISRAIHATYCANNGQ; this is encoded by the coding sequence ATGCTAAGCCGCGTCGCCGATTCGCTTTATTGGATGAGCCGCTACATCGAGCGGGCGGAGAACAACGCCCGCATCGCTGATGTGAATCTCCAGATGCTGCTCGACCTGACCAATCAACACGAAGCAGACCCCAACCAGCAATGGGACCCGATCGTGAGCTCACTCGAAGAAAATGAACTCTTCGCCTCCCTTTATCCGACCCCGGATGGCAAGGCCGTGATCGACTTCGTGAGCCTGCAAAAGAAAAATCCGAATTCGATCCTGTCCTGCCTGACGCGCGCCCGGGAAAATGCACGCACGACCAGCGAGCAAATCTCGAGTGAAATGTGGGAGCAGATCAACCGCCTCTACCTCTTTGTGAAAAGCGACACGGCGAAAAAGCTCGTGCGCACGAGCCCCTACGAGTTTTTCAAGCGCATCGTCACCGGCTCGCACCTTTTTCAAGGCATCACCGACGCCACGATGACCCACGGCGAAGGCTGGGACTTCATCCGGATCGGAAAACTGCTGGAGCGGGCGGACTGCACCTCGCGCCTGCTCGACATCAAATATCACATCCTTCTTCCCTCCGGCGAAAAAGTGGGAGGCAACATCGACACCATCCAGTGGATGTCGGTTCTGCGATCGTGCAGCGCACTCGAGGCCTACCGAAAGATTTATTTCGGGCAGGTCGCCCCCTGGAAGGTGGCGGAGTTCATCATTACCCATTCCGCTTTCCCACGGTCGATTCGTTTCAGCGTCGATTACTTCGACGCGGCCCTGCATCACATCTCCGGCTCCGCCGAAACGAAATACACTAATGAAGCCGAACGGCTATCCGGGCGTCTCCGTTACGATCTCGATTACGCCACCATCGGCGATGTTTTCAAATTCGGTCTCCACGAATACCTGGAACAAATTCAAGACCGGCTCTCCGAGATCAGCCGGGCGATCCATGCCACCTACTGCGCGAACAACGGGCAGTAG